In Sceloporus undulatus isolate JIND9_A2432 ecotype Alabama chromosome 10, SceUnd_v1.1, whole genome shotgun sequence, the following proteins share a genomic window:
- the TRMT2A gene encoding tRNA (uracil-5-)-methyltransferase homolog A, which translates to MEEKNNGVCVSDAQRMVSLAETETVSAKEAKEDVRESKNTANTSDSSSMYRYIKDDLFTSEIYKVEIRNLPKYIGFNEVKKFLAKYGLNPHKIKLLGKQTFAFVTFKSEEERDKAVKVLHGVQWKNQNLSIRLAKPKADPIVKKRKREEEGEETKEQAAAKCPGLSKDGKNQPLAKQIADVVTPLWTTPYEEQLAKKQQECEQVLLKLTREIGNNNRTLLPWLFMQKEKYSGLCCPLEGVKSSPLQTEYRNKCEFLIGIGPNQEDKTVGFRLGKYKGGTCAVVEPFDTIHIPAVVKTVVKAFQEYIRSTPYGVYSPETYEGHWKQLTVRISRNHHIMAIAYFNPQKLSKEELNELQTSLAKYFTEGTGKDSGITSLYFVEEGQKKSPNREDLTLEHVAGDKYIYEDLLGLKFRISPHAFFQVNTQAAEVLYSAIQDWAQVNQETKVLDVCCGTGTIGISLAKKVKKVIGIELCQEAVEDAKVNAQLNELNNVEFYCGKAEDLVPHLVNSLALQNSITVVDPPRAGLHSKVILAIRKAEHLKKLIYVSCNPRAAMNNFIDLCRAPSNRVKGSPFRPMRAMAVDLFPHTMHYELLLFFERIDHQSATDVTTVQLEATGLMEEDLPKANTAVEHSS; encoded by the exons ATGGAAGAAAagaacaatggggtgtgtgtgtctgatgCGCAAAGAATGGTTTCTCTGGCGGAAACGGAAACTGTGTCTGCAAAGGAAGCTAAGGAAGATGTGAGAGAAAGTAAGAATACAGCTAATACTTCAGATTCTTCCAGCATGTACAGGTATATTAAAGATGACTTATTTACTTCCGAAATTTATAAGGTAGAAATTCGGAACCTCCCCAAATATATTGGTTTCAATGAAGTGAAGAAGTTCCTTGCTAAATATGGTCTTAACCCTCACAAGATAAAGTTGCTGGGGAAACAGACATTTGCTTTCGTCACCTTTAAGAGCGAGGAGGAAAGGGACAAAGCTGTGAAGGTCCTTCATGGAGTCCAGTGGAAGAACCAAAACCTCAGCATCAGATTAGCCAAGCCGAAGGCTGATCCCATcgtgaagaagaggaaaagagaggaggagggagaggagaccaAAGAGCAGGCGGCAGCCAAATGTCCAGGGTTATCCAAGGATGGCAAAAATCAGCCTCTCGCTAAGCAAATAGCGGATGTGGTGACCCCTTTATGGACTACGCCATACGAGGAGCAGCTCGCGAAGAAGCAGCAAGAATGTGAACAAGTGCTGCTGAAACTGACAAG GGAGatagggaacaacaacagaactCTGCTACCATGGTTGTTCatgcagaaagagaagtacagtgGCCTCTGTTGCCCCTTGGAAGGGGTGAAATCATCTCCATTACAG ACTGAATATCGCAACAAATGTGAATTTTTGATTGGCATAGGCCCAAATCAAGAAGATAAAACAGTTGGCTTTCGTCTTGGCAAGTACAAGGGTGGAACATGTGCTGTAGTGGAACCTTTTGATACCATTCACATTCCTGCTGTTGTGAAAACGGTAGTGAAGGCTTTTCAAGAGTACATAAG GTCTACACCTTATGGTGTTTACAGCCCTGAAACCTATGAAGGCCACTGGAAACAGCTGACAGTCCGCATCAGTAGGAATCACCACATCATGGCAATTGCTTATTTTAATCCACAG AAATTAAGTAAAGAGGAACTTAATGAACTGCAAACCTCTTTGGCAAAGTACTTTACAGAAGGCACTGGAAAAGACAGTGGAATAACATCCCTGTATTTTGTTGAAGAAGGTCAAAA AAAATCACCCAATCGTGAAGATTTAACATTGGAGCATGTTGCTGGTGACAAGTACATCTATGAAGATCTGCTTGGGCTGAAGTTCCGGATTTCTCCCCATGCCTTTTTCCAA GTAAACACTCAGGCAGCGGAGGTTTTATACTCAGCCATTCAGGACTGGGCCCAAGTAAACCAGGAGACTAAGGTGCTGGATGTTTGCTGTGGAACTGGAACAATTGGAATTTCACTTGCCAAG AAAGTGAAGAAAGTTATTGGAATTGAACTTTGTCAAGAAGCTGTTGAAGATGCCAAAGTGAATGCTCAACTTAATG AGCTGAATAATGTTGAATTCTATTGTGGAAAAGCTGAAGACCTTGTTCCTCACCTAGTTAACTCCTTAGCACTGCAAAATTCGATTACGGTTGTGGATCCTCCCCGTGCAGGACTAC attCCAAAGTCATTCTTGCAATCCGAAAAGCTGAGCACTTAAAGAAGCTCATTTATGTGTCTTGCAATCCTCGCGCAGCCATGAACAACTTTATTGA CCTTTGCAGAGCTCCATCCAATCGTGTCAAAGGAAGCCCCTTCCGTCCTATGAGAGCAATGGCAGTGGACCTTTTCCCTCACACTATGCATTATGAGCTGCTGTTGTTCTTTGAAAGAATAGACCACCAGAGTGCAACTGATGTTACAACTGTGCAGTTGGAAGCAACAGGTTTGATGGAAGAGGACTTGCCAAAAGCGAACACAGCGGTGGAACATTCCAGCTAG